In Ostrea edulis chromosome 4, xbOstEdul1.1, whole genome shotgun sequence, a single window of DNA contains:
- the LOC125671638 gene encoding mitochondrial import inner membrane translocase subunit Tim29-like, producing the protein MASRVGNLLQKVKPTLPEKWKGGKIEKIGSFLYNIFNDYKVVAVETIQDCKDRPLKASVYISLLSFIGLLYKTNPTERDFRQELIEDAQEMLLIGEPIRNVNTDRYLCSLLEAKRDGRLRYQSLLFFSIVYFDNASHEADLFEARCKLVKPHWKDFYKSIVEVGILSRFVNLRKAMIDYDVNPEEWNECGMPVNPLQLSQLK; encoded by the exons ATGGCCTCCAGAGTTGGTAACCTACTGCAAAAAGTAAAACCAACACTCCCCGAGAAATGGAAAGGTggaaaaatagagaaaattg GCAGTTTTCTTTATAACATCTTCAATGACTACAAAGTAGTTGCTGTAGAGACCATTCAGGACTGCAAAGACCGACCCCTGAAAGCCTCCGTGTACATTTCATTATTGTCGTTTATTGGACTTCTATACAAGACAAACCCTACTGAGAGAGATTTTCGGCAGGAACTGATAGAGGATGCACAGGAAATGCTACTGATCGGCGAACCCATTCGAAATGTGAACACTGACAGATATCTCTGTTCTCTGTTGGAAGCAAAGCGGGATGGACGTTTACGATATCAGAGCCTCTTGTTCTTCTCGATAGTTTATTTTGACAATGCATCACATGAGGCTGATTTGTTTGAAGCAAGATGTAAACTTGTTAAACCACACTGGAAAGATTTCTACAAAAGTATAGTGGAGGTTGGAATATTAAGTCGGTTTGTGAATTTACGGAAGGCTATGATTGACTATGATGTTAATCCCGAGGAGTGGAATGAATGTGGAATGCCTGTTAATCCCCTACAATTATCacaattaaaatga